The genomic DNA ATGAGCCCCGATGGCAAGCATTTGGCGATTACGCTTCGCGGTTCCATGCGTGAGACGGGTGTGTGGGACCTGGAAAAGGCCCAGTGGACCAAGTCCGGCGACGGTTGCCAGATTGACTGGAACTTCGACGGAAGCAAGATTTACCGCGTGAACCCGACGGGTAACGGCGGCACGGCCGCCCCGAGCGAAATTTTGTGGTTCTCTGCTAAGGACGGCAAGCAGATCGAGAAGGTCGGCTTCTTCGGCATCCCGAAGAACGTGAAGTTAATGGACTTGCCCGGCCGCCGCAGTCACGAATACTTCCCGCGTCTTTCGCCCGATGGTAAGTGGCTCGTGTGGGGTGCTACCGACAAGGGCCACGACCACGACTTGTTCGACTACGAACTATACATCTGGAAGATTGGCGAACCGGTAGAGACGGCGACCCGCATTACCTACCACACGGGTAACGACCGCTGGCCCGATATCTGGCTCGGCAAGGTGCCGGTGAACGCTTCGACAGGCTCAGCGACCGGAGCGACAAAGGCTGTCGAGACTGCGGCCCAGGCTGCGGTCGGTGCCGCCGTTGCGGGTGGCGTGAGCGAAGCCAAGATGGATGAACTTATTCAGGCCATTGACCGTCTGACCGAAGCGGTGAAGGCGTTGAACAACGAGAAATCGTCAGCCCCTGCCGCAACGGCTCCGTAGGCAGAATGCCATAATGGCGAACGCACCGGCGACGTTCATGCTCGCCTTGCGGCCAGCCATCGGGATGGTCACCTTCATGGTCGCCTCTGCCATCAGTTCGGGGGCAATTCCCAGTTCTTCGTTCCCGAGGATAATCAGGCCTTTTTCGGGCCACTTGACATCGTTTATGCTCGGGATATCTTCGCCGGTTTCGAGCGCGATAATCTCGTAGCCGTTTTCCTTGTGCCACTTCACGCAATCGAAGGGCGAGTCCCAGCGCTTGATGGGAATCCATTCCTGGCACCCGCGGGCAGCGCTCTTGACGGTCACGTGGTCGGGTCCGCAGCTGTAGCCGCTCAGGTGGACTCCTTCGAGCCCGAAGCAGTCCGTGCTCCTGATGATGGAACCTACGTTGAAGGCGCTCCTCAGGTTATGTACCAGCACGGCAAACTGTATCGGTTTTTCGTTCGCGACATCGCGGTCCCCCGGTTCCTGCTCTAGGTAAACATCGCGTTCGAACCCGAGGCCCGCCCGCGTGCGGAATGTCTTGTACAGGTCAATCATCTGCGCCTGGTTCTTGCCCGTGAGGCATTCTGCTTCGGGGAGTTTCATCCATCCGGCGTATGTCTCGTATTCACGCCTAGCGCGGGGCACGTCGTCGCCC from Fibrobacter sp. UWR3 includes the following:
- a CDS encoding PD40 domain-containing protein, whose protein sequence is MNKIVKICACAAFAATSVFAQQGAPTGAAVDPTADEQKALNALKGKLEGAIVWATSRANSHHDIWIMNADGTNPRALTQGDNVDWFPRISPDGATVLFNRSKGGWVPENDANYPEKWDLWMVDISGENARKVVDNATWGTWRPDGKSIVFSRAGKVFTMDLASKAEKMILDGEAAFKKSGVILQEPNMSPDGKHLAITLRGSMRETGVWDLEKAQWTKSGDGCQIDWNFDGSKIYRVNPTGNGGTAAPSEILWFSAKDGKQIEKVGFFGIPKNVKLMDLPGRRSHEYFPRLSPDGKWLVWGATDKGHDHDLFDYELYIWKIGEPVETATRITYHTGNDRWPDIWLGKVPVNASTGSATGATKAVETAAQAAVGAAVAGGVSEAKMDELIQAIDRLTEAVKALNNEKSSAPAATAP
- a CDS encoding TrmH family RNA methyltransferase, whose product is MYTEPKFLAMKETSKAKRMAELLRVIILQLGDDVPRARREYETYAGWMKLPEAECLTGKNQAQMIDLYKTFRTRAGLGFERDVYLEQEPGDRDVANEKPIQFAVLVHNLRSAFNVGSIIRSTDCFGLEGVHLSGYSCGPDHVTVKSAARGCQEWIPIKRWDSPFDCVKWHKENGYEIIALETGEDIPSINDVKWPEKGLIILGNEELGIAPELMAEATMKVTIPMAGRKASMNVAGAFAIMAFCLRSRCGRG